One Rhinoraja longicauda isolate Sanriku21f chromosome 19, sRhiLon1.1, whole genome shotgun sequence genomic window, cacctgcacctcctccaacctcatctattgtatccgctgttccagatgtcaacttcgccACATTGGCGaggccaaacgcagactcggcgatcgttttgttcaacaccttcgctcagtcaaccaacctgatctcccggtggctcagcacttcaacgccccctcccactcccagtctgaccttcctgtgacctcctcctgcacctattttctatgaacatAAATGAATGGACTTACCCAGTTGGGGTGACGTGGGCATTATCCGTCGGGCTGCGGAGAATGTGACCACTGTGCTCCAGTTTATGCCTCTTGACCGTTGACTTTGGACCCGGCGGCGTCAGTTCCCGAACCCCCAGAGTCAACTGCCGTAACAGGTCCGGGTCGACGTCAGACTCTGACTTGCAGTGCCGGCGGCTGGAGGCGCCCTGCTGCACCTCCACCGAGAACCGCTGTATCATCTCCTCTTCCAGCTCCAGGTCGGGAAGGACAGTGTGAACCGTCTTCCGCCTGCTTTTGGACGCCGGCTGCTTCGGGGCCGGGGCAGCGGCCGTGGCGATGCCCGGGCGGCGGCCGTCCAGTGAGAACTGTCGGAATTCGCCCAGGACCCTCTTCGGGCCGCCGCCTCCTCCGCCCTGGCTCGGCTCTCCCCACTCCGACTGAAAGGAGGAGAGCTGGGACTTCAGCTTGCTGATGCTGCCGATGGAGTTGAGGATCAGCGTCGCCCGCGAAGCGGCCGGCGACTCGGTGAAGCTGCGGATCCGGGCCGCCCGCGGAGAGACGCACTCATCCGTGGAACAGACGGGTCGGAATCCGCACTGCTCCCGAACCCGGGGAATGGTGATGGCGTCGAAGTCGGCTGGGCGGACACTGACCTTCTGGAACAGGAAATAGAACTCGGAGTCCTGCTGACTCGCCAGACAACCCTCAGGGATGTTCACTGCATCGGGGTGGCCGAAGGTCACCG contains:
- the tcf19l gene encoding transcription factor 19, whose product is MLSEVQPCLQLLRIGTGPQPTPGPGPGPASPSSDLYTFLPHGQRCTFRLGRQADLTDLRLSSGRADELISRVHAELQAERSATGDWTVHIVDRSTNGTFVNDVRVPKGQRTEVADGDTVTFGHPDAVNIPEGCLASQQDSEFYFLFQKVSVRPADFDAITIPRVREQCGFRPVCSTDECVSPRAARIRSFTESPAASRATLILNSIGSISKLKSQLSSFQSEWGEPSQGGGGGGPKRVLGEFRQFSLDGRRPGIATAAAPAPKQPASKSRRKTVHTVLPDLELEEEMIQRFSVEVQQGASSRRHCKSESDVDPDLLRQLTLGVRELTPPGPKSTVKRHKLEHSGHILRSPTDNAHVTPTGKKRGRPRKHPVGSVPLGSKVTCQVFSRPLYCAEQCAAEQCQLPQEDTLEWVQCDDCDGWYHTACVGCNYVAMKESSAEFHCGCT